The bacterium region AGATGCAAGCAAAAGAGAGATTAAAGAGGAAGGATTGGTGAGATTGAGGAGTATATTTTCCCATTTGGAAAGAGGTGGGAGTTTAGAAGATGAGATGAGTTGACGAGAGATTTGAGATTGAGGAATGGGGTAATATATATCTTGGTGAGAAAAGATAATATTGAATAGAAATGTGATAATGGTGAATATCACTACCTACAGATTTATAAATATTCTTTTTTTCATTTTTTCCCTCCCTACGATGTGTTGATTTAGTTGTTTTCTTTAAATATCGACACAAAAGGAGGGGAACTGAAATTCATAAGAATATTCCTAAACAAAAATATTGATTTTAAGGAAAGATTAAAGGGGAGGACAAAGAGATATGGGTAGGATTTAAGGATGGGAGGTGTAATTATTACATAATCTCTCTAATCCTACTTCTGATGCGGGGTGAGAATAGGTCCGACCCTCTTTAAGTTTGAAAGGAGGTGAATAAGGAATGACGAAAGCAGATCTCGTCAATGCGGTAGCAGAAATAGGTCTAACCAAGAAAAAAGCCGCAGAGGCTGTTGAGGCTGTCTTAAATGGAATTAAAGACGCTTTAGCAGACGGAGATAAGGTGCAGTTGATTGGATTTGGGAGCTTCTCAGTTAAAAAGCGTTCTGCAAGAGAAGGTAGAAATCCACGCACTGGTGCTCCACTTAAGATTGCGGCAAAGAAAGTGCCAGTTTTCAAGGCTGGTGAAGCTTTAAAGAGCGCTGTTTAAACTCACTATGACAAAAGAAAAAGGGTTAAGGGAAAGAGAAAAAAATAATTTTTTTCTCGTGCC contains the following coding sequences:
- a CDS encoding HU family DNA-binding protein, translating into MTKADLVNAVAEIGLTKKKAAEAVEAVLNGIKDALADGDKVQLIGFGSFSVKKRSAREGRNPRTGAPLKIAAKKVPVFKAGEALKSAV